Below is a genomic region from Eulemur rufifrons isolate Redbay chromosome 24, OSU_ERuf_1, whole genome shotgun sequence.
gCCGCCCGCGCGGCGGGGATGCCTGGACGCCGGGCCCCGGGGCTGGGCCCCCGGCGGTAACCGGAGCGGGGGGGCCgcgccccccctcctcccccctcgcCGGTCCCAGAGCCGCAGCTGCTGCGCCCGCGCGCTCCCGGGGACATTCGACCCGCCGCCGGGTCCCGCCGCCTCTCGCCCGGCTATTCATACCGGCGGCCCGGGAGCGGGGCGCAGCGTGCGCGGCGCAGCCATGGGGACGCTGCTGGCCTTCGTGGTCGGCGCGGCACTGGGTGAGTGCGCTGGGGGCGCGCGCGGCGGGGGgcgcgggccgggcggcgggattcGCGCTCGGGACTCCGGGCAGCGGCGCCAGGGcagcccctggcccagcccccggccccgccAAGTCGGCTTCCGAAGTTGTGCGCGCGCGGGAGCCGGGCCACGGAGGGCGGCGGAGGTGCGGTGGGCACGAGCGGGCGGGGGCCGGGCTGGCACAGCCTCGAGGCTGCGGGCGCCCGGCCGGGGGCGAGGAAACGCGGAGTCAGCTGCTCCCGGAGTCCCGCAGGCTGCAATGTGACACCCACAGccgcgggcgggggaggggggaaggcagCGCCCGGAGACGGGGACGAGAGAGACCGGATACCCGGAGAGATAGGGACCGGAGGGAGGGGGCGAGGGACAGAGAAGGACTCGGTGCCCCTGAGTGCTCCGCTGGGCGACTGGGGACGTGGGGGCAAGTGGGAAGCAGGACAGAGAGAGGGCATGAGAAAGGGACAGCGAGAGTGTCACAAGTCTGAGCcgtggagagagagaaacttgggagaggcagaggagatGGAGAGGTGACAGGGAGACGGAGCcaggggcgccggggagagaatCTGGATGGAGTTTAAAGAGGGAGAGACAcggagagatggggagagacgCTAGAGGCAGCGCGAGCCTGGAGAGAGGACACGAGTGGCGGACCTTCAGAGAAACCCAAAGAGCGACGCGGTTGGGGGAGACCAAGACAGAGGTGCCTGGAGAGACTGAAAGAGACAGCAGCGGGGGTGGCAGACAGAAGTCCTGAGGATTAAGGCACGGAGAGATTGGGGACAAGGAAAAGACCCAGAGCCGGAGCTGAAGAGATGGGGCATTAGCTAGTGAGTACTGGGGGACAGGAAGGAGCTGGCAGGTACTGGTGGAATTGGGTCCCGTGGGGACGCagaggtcctgaggcaggaaagagctCAGGAGAGAGTTTTGAGAAGCTGATGGGGGAGGGCATGGAGGTGACGGAGCCTGGGGAGTAGGGGACACAGGCAGGAGAAGTCTGGAGGCCTCGGATCACGCAGGGGCTGTGGGactggggagcagggctggggagtgggTCTGCCCTGACTCCAGTGCCCACCgcactgcccacccccaggccttCCTTTCCCCCAGCCCATGTCATTTGGGGCTGGCTGGTTTGGAAGACCCACTTAATGGTGGAAATGGCTCTGCCACCTTGAACTGCTAACACAGCTGGAATTCTAGCCCCACCACCTAGATGCTTTGGTACCTTGGGCAGGTGACTTTCTGAGGAGTCAGAAGGGGGACTTGGGTAGAGAGACTCTTGCGTTACTGACAACACTGACAGCCTGTTCATGGGCACCTCCCGTGTGCCGGGCCTGCCTAACTTATGGAATCTGCCCTGGCACCGCTGGAACCAAAGATGATCATTCTTTCACCTGaaacagagagggaaactgagactcGCAGAAGATGAGCGACTTGCCAAGGTCGTGCAGCGAGTGGCAGGGCCCAGCGTGGCACCCAGCTCTGTCCACTCATAATCATTACTGAGCGGAAACAGATGGTTTTCGAGGGGCCGAAAGCCGACAGCCAGCGAGCCTGGCATTGCCTAGGGTGATGGGTGCCTCTGCTCGACCTGAGCCTGCTGTCCCCGCAGTGACCTCAGCCTGGGGGGGCTGTGTGGAGGTGGACTCGGAAACCGAGGCCGTGTACGGGATGACCTTCAAAATTCTGTGCATCTCCTGCAAGCGCCGCAGCGAGACCACCGCTGAGACCTTCACTGAGTGGACCTTCCGCCAGAAGGGCACCGAGGAGTTTGTCAAGGTGCGTGGGGGCCTGGCACGTGTGGGAGCTGGTGGGCGGGTCTCAGGCTGGGGGGCATTTGTTTGTATTAAATAACGTGCTATGATTGACGACCTGCGTCCAAATTCTGGGTCCACCACCGACTCGCTGGGACCTTAGGCAAGTCCCTGAGCCTCTCGGGCTCCAGCCCCTAAGTGTGTGTGAAGACTGAGCTGATGCAACTGGCACGTGGCTGGCATGAAAGAAATGTCATTGGACTTATTTGGCACCTGCAAAAATGTCTTGGGTTGTCATCATGGAAGAAAAGCAGAACTTTTTTTAACTTCTGTATTATGTGTGTATTTTGAACTACGTATGGGAGGGCACCATGAACTTCTATGACCTGTTGGAGAATTGGGGTCTCCAGCAGCTGGGATCAGGCTGTCCCATGCCTGGCTGAGCAGTGTGTCCGGTGGCTGGGGAAGAACTGCCGGGCAGGGTCCAGGGGGCCCGGTGGGGCTTGGGAGGAAGACTGAGGAATGGGTGTGAGTGCGCGTGGCGCTCAGGCCTAGGGGTAAGATCAGTGGGCCATGGGCCCAGGCACAACCCTGGCCCCCGGGCCCTTCCTGCCCAAGGTCAAAGTGACTGAGTTCGTGTGTgccatgtgtgtctgtgtgtgtcaggGCAGGGGACAGCACTGGGGTCAGTTGGGGGAGACAGGCCCAGGCAGTGACGCCCCCACCGCTGCCCCCAGATCCTGCGCTACGAGAACGAGGTGCTGCAGCTGGAGGAGGACGAGCGCTTTGAGGGCCGTGTGGTGTGGAATGGCAGCCGGGGCACCAAGGACCTGCAGGACCTGTCCATCTTCATCACCAACGTCACCTACAACCACTCGGGCGACTACGAGTGCCACGTCTACCGCCTGCTCTTCTTCGAGAACTACGAGCACAACACCAGCGTCGTCAAGAAGATCCACCTGGAGGTGGTGGACAAAGGTGAGatgggccctgcctgccccttcGCCCCGCCGCCCACCGGCAAGCCAGATGGAGGGACAGATGACAGATGGCAGGTAGGGGACAGGCTGGCTCTGTGCCTGGGCCAGCCAACCGCCCACAGCAGCAGGGGGAGcagcacctccccccaccccggctCCAGCTCTGGCTCCATTTCCCTTCAGTCCATGGAGGGGCACAGTACGCCTCTCCCCACGGACATTCTGGGTACAAAACCCAGCTCTGTCACCTGTGCTGTGTGTCCTCTGGCAGGTGCCTCCCCGTCTCTGAGCTGAGGGTAGTCCTGTTGGAGACCAGGATGATAACAGTCTCTACCTCTTAGGGTGTCCTGTGAGCCCTTGTTATGTCACAGGGGGTTACAAGGACTG
It encodes:
- the SCN1B gene encoding sodium channel regulatory subunit beta-1, whose product is MGTLLAFVVGAALVTSAWGGCVEVDSETEAVYGMTFKILCISCKRRSETTAETFTEWTFRQKGTEEFVKILRYENEVLQLEEDERFEGRVVWNGSRGTKDLQDLSIFITNVTYNHSGDYECHVYRLLFFENYEHNTSVVKKIHLEVVDKANRDMASIVSEIMMYVLIVVLTIWLVAEMVYCYKKISAATEAAAQENASEYLAITSESKENCTGVQVAE